A window of Pantanalinema sp. contains these coding sequences:
- a CDS encoding AMP-binding protein — protein sequence MSRKDYPGARLLSQGAPQLGRLPERMAAAYADRTALVMRRGPELSRWTFDDLAARVNGMVARLEAEGVRAGDRVALMGDNSPEWILAFLAIVTLGAIAVPLDTQLTPEELARIFAHAEPTCAFVGARLLSTFPPGRTLIPLAPEEFLTQAAAFASPALPDDVAALLYTSGTSGNPKGVALTHRNLWADALGCAEVLYVKPEDVSLCLLPLHHAYSLTCALVALASGISLAFTPSLKPDSILKTLHDAKVTAIPAVPLVLDHLARGIEDRIAELPKTRQWIARGLIGLGRRLRPLLGAHVARWVCAPIVRPFGRLRGLIVGGAPLNPASAGFFHALGLTVLHGYGLTETSPVVALTPSPWRPGDGVGAPLRGVEVCIHDPADDGIGEIWVRGPNVMAGYFRNPEATAHALKDGWLRTGDLGRRDARGYLHILGRSKDIVVLPNGKNVYPDELEQHYGRGEAIAEICVVPAQGPDGAEYPLGVIVPDPAALDRLLGPGRSAEAVRDLLSEEIKRLSTGLADYKRLKRFEVQDAPLPRNNARKVLRHAVRSALEAARAHQAPR from the coding sequence ATGAGCCGCAAGGACTACCCGGGCGCGAGGCTGCTCAGCCAGGGCGCCCCGCAACTCGGTAGGCTCCCCGAACGCATGGCGGCTGCCTACGCGGATCGGACGGCCCTTGTGATGCGGCGCGGCCCGGAGCTCTCCCGCTGGACCTTCGACGATCTGGCGGCCAGGGTAAACGGGATGGTCGCCAGGCTGGAAGCAGAAGGGGTTCGGGCCGGCGACCGGGTCGCCCTCATGGGGGACAACAGCCCCGAGTGGATCCTGGCGTTCCTGGCGATCGTGACCCTGGGGGCGATCGCCGTGCCGCTGGACACCCAGCTCACCCCCGAGGAGCTCGCCCGGATCTTCGCGCACGCCGAGCCCACCTGCGCCTTCGTCGGCGCGCGCCTGCTCTCGACCTTCCCGCCCGGCCGAACGCTGATCCCGCTCGCTCCTGAGGAGTTCCTGACCCAGGCGGCCGCCTTCGCCTCACCCGCCTTGCCGGATGACGTGGCGGCCCTGCTGTATACCTCGGGCACATCGGGCAATCCCAAGGGCGTCGCGCTGACGCACCGCAACCTCTGGGCGGACGCGCTCGGCTGCGCCGAGGTGCTCTACGTGAAGCCTGAGGATGTCTCCCTCTGCCTCCTGCCGCTGCACCATGCCTACTCCCTGACGTGCGCCCTGGTCGCGCTGGCCTCGGGGATCTCGCTCGCCTTCACCCCCAGCCTCAAGCCCGACTCCATCCTCAAGACCCTTCACGACGCGAAGGTGACGGCCATCCCCGCGGTGCCGCTGGTGCTCGATCACCTGGCGCGGGGGATCGAGGATCGAATCGCCGAGCTGCCGAAAACCCGGCAATGGATCGCCCGCGGGCTGATCGGCCTGGGCAGACGCCTGCGGCCTCTGCTGGGGGCCCACGTCGCCCGCTGGGTCTGCGCCCCGATCGTGCGGCCGTTCGGGCGCCTGCGTGGGCTGATCGTCGGAGGTGCGCCCTTGAACCCCGCCTCCGCCGGCTTCTTCCACGCGCTCGGCCTCACCGTTCTTCACGGCTACGGTCTCACCGAGACCTCCCCCGTCGTCGCCCTCACGCCGAGCCCCTGGCGCCCCGGTGACGGGGTGGGCGCGCCGCTGCGAGGAGTGGAGGTCTGCATCCACGATCCCGCCGACGACGGGATCGGCGAGATCTGGGTCCGGGGGCCGAACGTCATGGCCGGCTACTTCCGCAACCCCGAGGCGACCGCGCACGCCTTGAAGGACGGCTGGCTCAGGACCGGCGACCTCGGCCGGCGCGATGCCCGGGGCTACCTTCACATCCTGGGGCGCTCCAAGGACATCGTCGTCCTGCCGAACGGCAAGAACGTCTACCCGGACGAGCTGGAGCAGCACTACGGCCGAGGCGAGGCGATCGCCGAAATCTGCGTCGTCCCCGCCCAGGGCCCGGACGGAGCCGAGTACCCCCTCGGGGTGATCGTGCCGGACCCGGCGGCGCTCGATCGGCTGCTGGGGCCGGGCCGCTCGGCCGAGGCGGTCCGGGATCTGCTGAGCGAGGAAATCAAGCGCCTTTCGACGGGCCTGGCCGACTACAAGCGCCTCAAGCGCTTCGAGGTGCAAGACGCCCCCTTGCCCCGCAACAACGCCCGCAAGGTGTTGCGGCACGCGGTCCGCTCCGCCCTGGAGGCCGCGCGCGCGCATCAAGCGCCGCGCTGA
- a CDS encoding radical SAM protein, translating to MRVALISMSGVRVRSEELAELGVSLPGFVQRGKVIASLPSLAALTLAAVTPPDVEVHYLDVDDVKAHGLRTGYDLVGLSTFTAMAYETYALADRYRAAGIPVVIGGLHATLMPEEAKEHADAVCIGEGEALWPKILEDARHGALKPFYREERPSTYDISRTPVPRYELLDVSRYNRLTVQTSRGCPLDCEFCAASRIYGRYRIKPVEQVMREIDAIEAVWRNPFIELADDNTFVNKDWAKHLLREMGERDIRWFTETDVSVADDPELLDLLAKSGCQQILIGFESIFSTSLDRLDRSNWKRKRMDDYKRAIDAIQSKGITVNGCFILGLDGDTPDCFERIRDFVLDSNLLESQVTVLTPFPNTRLYHRLKAEGRLLQDAYWDRCTLFDVNFVPKNMTGRQLEEGLVFLFKELYNERVCTRRKRHFMEIHKRLLAAG from the coding sequence TTGCGCGTCGCACTGATCTCGATGAGCGGGGTTCGCGTCCGATCCGAGGAGCTGGCGGAGCTCGGGGTCAGCCTTCCGGGCTTCGTCCAGCGCGGCAAGGTGATCGCCTCGTTGCCGAGCCTTGCCGCCCTCACCCTGGCGGCCGTGACCCCGCCGGACGTGGAGGTCCATTACCTGGACGTCGACGACGTCAAGGCTCACGGCCTCCGCACCGGCTACGACCTCGTCGGCCTCTCCACCTTCACGGCGATGGCCTACGAGACGTATGCTCTGGCCGATCGCTACCGCGCGGCGGGGATCCCCGTCGTGATCGGGGGACTCCACGCCACCCTCATGCCCGAGGAAGCCAAGGAGCACGCGGACGCCGTCTGCATCGGCGAGGGCGAAGCCCTGTGGCCCAAGATCCTGGAGGATGCCAGGCATGGTGCCCTCAAGCCCTTCTACCGGGAAGAGCGACCCAGCACCTACGACATCTCCCGGACGCCCGTGCCGCGCTACGAGCTCCTGGACGTCAGCCGCTACAACCGCTTGACCGTTCAGACCAGCCGCGGTTGCCCCCTGGATTGCGAGTTCTGTGCCGCCTCCAGGATCTACGGCCGCTACCGCATCAAGCCGGTCGAGCAGGTGATGCGCGAGATCGACGCCATCGAGGCGGTCTGGCGTAATCCCTTCATCGAGCTCGCCGATGACAACACCTTCGTGAACAAGGACTGGGCCAAGCACCTGCTCCGGGAAATGGGCGAGCGGGATATCCGCTGGTTCACCGAGACGGACGTCTCGGTCGCCGACGACCCCGAGCTCCTGGACCTGCTTGCAAAGAGCGGCTGCCAGCAGATCCTCATCGGCTTCGAGAGCATCTTCTCGACCAGCCTCGATCGGCTGGATCGCTCGAACTGGAAGCGCAAGCGGATGGATGACTACAAGCGCGCCATCGATGCCATCCAGTCGAAGGGCATCACGGTCAACGGTTGCTTCATCCTCGGCCTGGACGGGGACACGCCGGACTGCTTCGAGCGCATCCGGGACTTCGTCCTGGACTCCAACCTGCTCGAGAGCCAGGTGACGGTCCTGACGCCCTTCCCGAACACGCGCCTCTACCACAGGCTGAAGGCCGAAGGACGGCTCTTGCAGGACGCCTACTGGGATCGCTGCACCCTCTTCGACGTGAACTTCGTGCCCAAGAACATGACGGGGCGCCAGCTCGAGGAAGGCCTCGTGTTCCTCTTCAAGGAGCTCTACAACGAGCGGGTCTGCACCCGGCGCAAGCGCCACTTCATGGAGATCCACAAGCGACTCCTCGCCGCCGGATGA
- a CDS encoding anaerobic sulfatase maturase, producing the protein MPASNESSVPRRRPPDPPSVWPRNAPSYFHVMAKPTGAICNLDCKYCFFLSKEALYPDSSFRMSDDVLENYIRQVIESQRSPHVTIAWQGGEPTLMGLPFFRRAMELVKKHLRPGMTIEHTIQTNGTRLDEAWCRFLRDNHFLVGLSMDGPRRLHDAYRVDKAGRPTFDRVMRAAKLMQRHGVPFNILCTVHAANADHPLAVYRFFRDQLKAEFIQFIPIIERVTPQTRAVADDGWGDRPQGRPLYTQDGELVTARSVGPEQWGRFLMAVFDEWVRKDVGRVFIQLFESALAAWCGLPPTMCVFAETCGKALALEHNGDLYCCDHFVEPGYRLGNITETHMVDLVASERQRAFGEAKRDTLPRVCLECPVKFACNGECPRNRFMRSPDGEPGLNYLCAGYKAFFTHINPPMRLMAALLARGRDPAEAMRLQAMPARPSSSGATS; encoded by the coding sequence ATGCCTGCCAGCAACGAATCGAGCGTGCCTCGAAGGAGGCCGCCGGATCCGCCGAGCGTCTGGCCGCGCAACGCGCCGTCTTACTTTCACGTGATGGCGAAGCCGACCGGGGCCATCTGCAACCTCGATTGCAAGTACTGCTTCTTTCTGTCCAAGGAGGCGCTCTACCCCGACAGCAGCTTCCGCATGTCGGATGACGTGCTCGAGAACTACATCAGGCAGGTCATCGAGTCGCAGCGATCGCCCCACGTCACCATCGCCTGGCAAGGCGGCGAGCCGACCCTGATGGGACTGCCGTTCTTCCGGCGTGCGATGGAGCTGGTGAAGAAGCACCTGCGCCCCGGCATGACGATCGAGCACACGATTCAGACAAACGGCACCCGGCTGGACGAGGCGTGGTGCCGCTTCTTGCGCGACAACCACTTCCTGGTGGGCCTGTCGATGGACGGCCCGCGCAGGCTGCACGACGCCTACCGGGTGGACAAGGCCGGACGGCCGACCTTCGACAGGGTGATGCGCGCAGCCAAGCTCATGCAGCGCCACGGCGTGCCCTTCAACATCCTTTGCACGGTGCATGCCGCCAACGCCGATCACCCGCTCGCGGTGTACCGCTTCTTCCGCGACCAGCTCAAGGCCGAGTTCATCCAGTTCATCCCGATCATCGAGCGGGTCACGCCGCAGACGCGGGCGGTGGCCGATGACGGCTGGGGCGATCGGCCCCAGGGCCGCCCGCTCTACACCCAGGACGGCGAGCTTGTCACGGCGCGGTCGGTGGGCCCGGAGCAGTGGGGCCGGTTCCTGATGGCCGTCTTCGACGAGTGGGTGCGCAAAGACGTCGGCCGGGTGTTCATCCAGCTGTTCGAGTCGGCGCTGGCGGCCTGGTGCGGCTTGCCGCCCACCATGTGCGTCTTCGCCGAGACCTGCGGCAAGGCTTTGGCCCTGGAGCACAACGGCGATCTGTACTGCTGCGACCACTTCGTGGAGCCTGGCTACCGGCTCGGCAACATCACCGAGACCCACATGGTGGATCTGGTGGCCTCCGAGCGGCAGCGCGCCTTCGGCGAGGCCAAGCGCGACACGCTGCCTCGGGTTTGCCTGGAGTGCCCCGTTAAGTTCGCCTGCAACGGCGAGTGTCCGCGCAACCGCTTCATGCGATCGCCGGACGGCGAGCCCGGGCTCAATTACCTGTGCGCCGGCTACAAGGCCTTCTTCACCCACATCAACCCGCCCATGCGGCTCATGGCGGCACTGCTCGCGCGGGGGCGCGACCCCGCGGAGGCGATGCGCCTGCAGGCGATGCCGGCAAGGCCCTCCTCGAGCGGGGCGACGTCGTGA
- a CDS encoding PAS domain-containing sensor histidine kinase, producing MPAGNQGRQFELFVKSVVDYAIFMLDLEGRVITWNKGAEQLFGYREDEALGKGLSTFYVPADVAAGKPDHLLKAAEAQGHIEDEAWCLRKDGSRFWADAVVTATRDAQGRLIGFGKVTRDLTTRRLAEEKLRRAYERLIELDALKDHFLSTVSHEMKTPLSLILGYTELLQDKYPHEEFLDGIHDGSMRLLDHLNKMLDYSALLSGSLPLYKTEVNLCEITGNVRDIMEEDREFRLKKLHLDIEVAPDVPAIQADSRRLAQMLIELLDNAKKFTPDGGELGIRVFPSGEQVRLDVWNTGSFIPERELSRIWEAFTQLETDQAFRQGGLGLGLTIVKELAELHGGRVEVKSRPEEGTCFSIYLPVQTLQDPALEPR from the coding sequence ATGCCGGCTGGGAATCAGGGCCGCCAGTTCGAGTTGTTCGTGAAGAGCGTCGTCGATTACGCCATTTTCATGCTGGACCTCGAGGGCCGGGTGATCACCTGGAACAAGGGGGCCGAGCAACTCTTCGGCTACCGCGAGGACGAGGCCCTTGGAAAGGGGCTTTCCACCTTTTACGTCCCGGCGGATGTGGCTGCCGGCAAGCCCGACCATCTTTTGAAGGCCGCGGAGGCGCAAGGGCACATCGAGGACGAGGCATGGTGCCTTCGCAAGGACGGCAGCCGTTTCTGGGCCGATGCGGTCGTCACGGCGACGCGCGATGCGCAGGGTCGCCTCATCGGGTTCGGGAAGGTCACCCGGGACCTGACGACGCGCAGGCTGGCCGAAGAGAAGCTTCGAAGAGCCTACGAGCGTCTCATCGAGCTCGACGCCCTCAAGGATCACTTCCTCTCGACGGTCTCCCACGAGATGAAGACCCCCCTCTCCCTGATCCTTGGCTACACCGAGCTGCTCCAGGACAAGTACCCCCACGAGGAGTTCCTCGACGGCATCCACGACGGCAGCATGCGCCTGCTGGATCACCTGAACAAGATGCTCGATTACAGCGCCCTGCTGAGCGGGAGTCTGCCGCTGTACAAGACGGAGGTCAACCTCTGCGAGATCACGGGCAACGTGCGGGACATCATGGAAGAGGACCGGGAGTTCCGGCTCAAGAAGCTGCACCTCGACATCGAGGTTGCTCCCGATGTCCCGGCGATCCAGGCGGACTCCCGTCGACTCGCTCAGATGCTGATCGAGCTGCTCGACAACGCAAAGAAGTTCACCCCTGATGGCGGGGAGCTGGGGATCCGGGTCTTTCCCTCGGGAGAGCAAGTGAGACTCGACGTGTGGAACACGGGGAGCTTTATCCCGGAGCGGGAGCTCTCTCGGATCTGGGAGGCTTTCACCCAGCTCGAAACCGACCAGGCTTTCAGGCAAGGAGGGCTGGGGCTCGGCCTCACGATCGTCAAGGAACTCGCGGAGCTCCACGGCGGAAGGGTCGAGGTCAAGAGCCGGCCTGAAGAGGGCACGTGCTTTTCGATCTACCTGCCGGTCCAAACGCTGCAAGATCCTGCGCTTGAACCGCGATAG
- a CDS encoding M13 family metallopeptidase, producing the protein MKHRTFLAIALLAALSSPALAQPFAGGDPAVRAQDDLFRHVNGSWLDSTAIPGDKASYGTFMILREKAEKDVRTLIEAAAARPGKDLNSRLVGDFYAALMDEKQAEQRGAAPLKDPLARIAGIKDLNGVADAIAHLMAIGVAGPVVAGVDADPKAPLTNVVFWAQSGLGMPDRDYYLKAGAEAEATRAAYLAYLSELNRLAKVPAPEAAAKRTLAFETALAELHWKTADRRDAIKTYNPAPRATWAKTYPAFPWERFADAAGMPRASGAIVMEPSYFQGFAKLASRTSMADWKAYLTSRLLDNYAEVLGKPFQQAHYRFKGERLQGLTSMPERWRMAVGLTNDALGEAIGARYVEKHFPVEAKARMQALVSNLLAIYRESLEKLDWMTPETRMAALDKLGKFSVKIGYPDQWRGYDGLVVRRDDAVGNLVRASRFAFSRDMKEAGKPVDRARWHMTPQTVNAYYNPSGNEIVFPAAILQPPFFDPAADDAFNYGAIGAVIGHEISHGFDDQGRRYDGDGRLRDWWTAGDQKAFEERAARLIAQYDAYEPLPGERVNGKLTLGENIADLTGVAMALKAYHRSLGDRPAVQLDGLTPDQRFFYGYARVWRTKYRDEALKTRLLSDPHSPGQYRTNGVVTNLDAFHEAFGLKTGDKLFKRPEDRIRIW; encoded by the coding sequence TTGAAGCACCGCACCTTCCTGGCGATCGCACTGCTCGCCGCCCTCAGCTCTCCCGCCCTGGCCCAGCCCTTCGCGGGCGGGGACCCCGCCGTCCGGGCCCAGGACGACCTCTTCCGCCACGTCAACGGCTCCTGGCTCGATTCCACCGCGATCCCCGGCGACAAGGCCTCGTACGGCACCTTCATGATCCTGCGCGAGAAGGCGGAGAAGGACGTCCGCACCCTGATCGAGGCCGCCGCGGCGCGCCCCGGCAAGGACCTCAATAGCCGTCTGGTCGGGGACTTCTACGCCGCCCTGATGGACGAGAAGCAAGCTGAGCAGCGCGGGGCCGCCCCCCTGAAGGATCCCCTCGCGCGGATCGCAGGGATCAAGGACCTGAACGGCGTGGCCGACGCGATCGCCCACCTGATGGCCATCGGCGTCGCGGGCCCCGTGGTGGCCGGCGTCGACGCGGACCCCAAGGCCCCGCTGACGAACGTCGTGTTCTGGGCCCAGTCCGGGCTCGGCATGCCCGACCGGGACTACTACCTCAAAGCGGGCGCCGAGGCCGAGGCCACTCGCGCGGCCTACCTGGCCTACCTGAGCGAGCTCAACCGTCTGGCGAAGGTCCCCGCGCCCGAGGCGGCCGCCAAGCGCACCCTCGCCTTCGAGACGGCGCTCGCCGAGCTGCACTGGAAGACCGCCGATCGGCGCGACGCCATCAAGACCTACAACCCCGCCCCGCGCGCGACCTGGGCCAAGACCTACCCGGCCTTCCCGTGGGAGCGCTTCGCCGACGCCGCCGGCATGCCGCGCGCCTCGGGCGCCATCGTGATGGAGCCCAGCTACTTCCAGGGTTTCGCCAAGCTCGCCTCCAGGACCTCCATGGCCGACTGGAAGGCCTACCTGACCAGCCGGCTGCTCGACAACTATGCCGAGGTCCTGGGCAAGCCCTTCCAGCAGGCCCACTACCGCTTCAAGGGTGAGCGCCTCCAGGGGCTCACGTCCATGCCCGAGCGCTGGCGCATGGCCGTCGGCCTGACCAACGACGCGCTGGGCGAGGCCATCGGGGCGCGCTACGTGGAGAAGCACTTCCCCGTCGAGGCCAAGGCCCGCATGCAGGCGCTGGTTTCGAACCTGCTCGCGATCTACCGCGAGAGCCTGGAAAAGCTCGACTGGATGACCCCCGAGACCCGCATGGCCGCTCTCGACAAGCTCGGCAAGTTCTCGGTCAAGATCGGCTACCCCGACCAGTGGCGCGGTTACGACGGCCTGGTCGTGCGCCGCGACGACGCCGTCGGCAACCTCGTGCGCGCGAGCCGCTTCGCCTTCTCGCGCGACATGAAGGAGGCGGGCAAGCCCGTCGACCGTGCGCGCTGGCACATGACGCCCCAGACGGTGAACGCCTACTACAACCCCTCGGGCAACGAGATCGTCTTCCCCGCCGCCATCCTCCAGCCCCCCTTCTTCGACCCCGCTGCCGACGACGCCTTCAACTACGGGGCCATCGGCGCGGTGATCGGCCACGAGATCAGCCACGGCTTCGACGACCAGGGCCGCCGCTACGACGGCGACGGCCGCCTGCGCGACTGGTGGACCGCCGGCGACCAGAAGGCCTTCGAGGAGCGGGCCGCGCGCCTCATCGCCCAGTACGACGCCTACGAGCCCCTGCCCGGTGAGCGGGTCAACGGCAAGCTGACCCTCGGCGAGAACATCGCCGACCTGACCGGGGTGGCCATGGCTCTCAAGGCCTACCATCGCTCCCTGGGCGATCGCCCGGCCGTCCAGCTCGACGGCCTCACCCCTGACCAGCGCTTCTTCTACGGCTACGCCCGCGTCTGGCGCACCAAGTACCGCGACGAGGCGCTCAAGACGCGACTGCTCTCGGACCCCCACTCGCCCGGACAGTACCGGACCAACGGGGTGGTGACCAACCTGGACGCCTTCCACGAGGCCTTCGGTCTCAAGACGGGCGACAAGCTCTTCAAGCGCCCCGAGGATCGCATCCGCATCTGGTAG
- a CDS encoding DUF202 domain-containing protein: MQRTVLAAERTLLAWVRTALSMIGFGFTLYKFFQYLRESEGLARPHAPRNLGLTLIALGTLTLFAAAIQHRQALRDLGIGLAQARSGLAIAIPLLLALVGVLMFASIYFGTGPF; this comes from the coding sequence ATGCAGCGGACCGTTCTGGCGGCAGAGCGGACGCTCTTGGCCTGGGTGAGGACCGCGCTCTCCATGATCGGCTTCGGCTTCACCCTCTACAAGTTCTTCCAGTACCTGCGTGAAAGCGAAGGCCTGGCGCGCCCGCACGCGCCCCGCAACCTGGGGCTCACGCTGATCGCCCTGGGGACCTTGACCCTGTTCGCGGCCGCCATCCAGCACCGGCAGGCCCTCCGGGACCTCGGCATCGGGCTGGCGCAGGCGCGCAGCGGCCTGGCGATCGCGATCCCCCTCTTGCTCGCCCTCGTCGGCGTGTTGATGTTCGCCAGCATCTACTTCGGGACGGGGCCCTTCTGA
- a CDS encoding acyl carrier protein, protein MDPLETYLVNLLARSAKVAPEAIGPDADLFMDLGIDSLEGLKVLAQIEERYGVLIPDHELMEMNTLGKIRSAIERAMASREA, encoded by the coding sequence ATGGACCCGCTCGAAACATATCTCGTGAACCTGCTCGCCAGGAGCGCCAAGGTCGCGCCGGAGGCGATCGGGCCGGATGCGGACCTGTTCATGGACCTTGGGATCGACTCGCTCGAGGGGCTCAAGGTCCTGGCGCAGATCGAGGAGCGCTACGGCGTCCTCATCCCCGACCATGAGCTGATGGAGATGAACACCCTCGGCAAGATCCGCTCGGCGATCGAGCGGGCCATGGCCTCCCGGGAGGCCTAG
- a CDS encoding DEAD/DEAH box helicase: protein MSFHFEPLALRPTVLEGLAATGFSEPTDVQQQAIPPILARRDAIVQAKTGSGKTLAYGLPLLSLIKPGPRPQALVVVPTRELAIQIGEAIASVGQPCGLRVVTVYGGMGLRHQRRVIQEGQDIVVGTPGRLKDMVDQDKLDLSGVRILVLDEADRMFELGFRKDLEFLLVHVRMREQTLLFSATIPPEIAALARRLTRNPVRVKLESEHLSPSELSHWYLRVPRKKRFNRLVSILRKEQPARAIVFTEMKHETEQLAKRLELQGHFKAGFLNGNMPQIDREKVLARFRSGDLTYLVATDIAARGLDIDGVSHVIHYALPSVVETYVHRSGRTARNGTEGKAIMLVVPEQEAEFEAIQRRIRCEEYLAPQGPDHAIAPLDADALADQKGPVPK from the coding sequence TTGTCTTTCCACTTCGAACCCCTCGCGCTGCGCCCCACCGTCCTCGAGGGCCTCGCCGCCACCGGCTTCTCGGAGCCGACCGACGTTCAGCAGCAGGCCATTCCGCCCATCCTGGCGCGACGCGACGCCATCGTTCAGGCCAAGACGGGCTCCGGTAAGACGCTGGCCTACGGCCTGCCGCTACTCTCGCTGATCAAGCCGGGACCGAGGCCCCAGGCCCTCGTGGTCGTTCCGACGCGCGAACTCGCCATCCAGATCGGCGAAGCGATTGCAAGCGTCGGCCAGCCCTGTGGCCTGCGCGTCGTCACGGTCTACGGCGGGATGGGCCTGCGGCACCAGAGAAGGGTGATCCAGGAGGGCCAGGACATCGTCGTAGGGACGCCCGGGCGCCTAAAGGACATGGTCGATCAGGACAAGCTCGATCTCAGCGGCGTCCGCATCCTGGTGCTGGACGAGGCGGACAGGATGTTCGAGCTTGGCTTTCGCAAGGATCTGGAGTTCCTTCTGGTCCACGTCCGGATGCGCGAGCAGACCTTGCTCTTCTCGGCGACGATCCCACCCGAGATAGCCGCTCTCGCCCGCAGGTTGACGAGGAACCCGGTCAGGGTGAAGCTGGAAAGCGAGCACCTGTCCCCTAGCGAGCTCAGCCACTGGTACCTGCGCGTCCCGCGAAAGAAGCGATTCAACCGCCTGGTTTCCATCCTGCGCAAGGAGCAACCTGCGCGGGCCATCGTCTTCACCGAGATGAAGCATGAGACCGAGCAGCTGGCGAAAAGGCTGGAGCTTCAAGGCCACTTCAAGGCGGGCTTTCTGAACGGCAACATGCCCCAGATCGACCGAGAGAAGGTGCTGGCACGCTTCAGGAGCGGCGACTTGACGTACCTCGTGGCCACCGACATCGCGGCGCGCGGCCTGGACATCGACGGCGTCAGCCACGTGATTCATTACGCGCTGCCTTCGGTGGTCGAGACGTATGTCCACCGCAGCGGGCGCACGGCTCGAAACGGCACCGAGGGGAAGGCCATCATGCTGGTGGTTCCCGAGCAGGAAGCGGAATTCGAGGCGATTCAGAGGCGAATTCGCTGCGAGGAGTATCTCGCCCCTCAAGGGCCGGATCATGCGATCGCGCCCCTTGACGCCGATGCCCTCGCCGATCAGAAGGGCCCCGTCCCGAAGTAG
- a CDS encoding acetyl-CoA C-acetyltransferase, whose product MSTAYILDALRTPRGRGKAEKGALSRIHPQELLAQVIKPLVERQPIEAADVEDVIVGCVSQVGVQGANLARNAVLTAGWPHEVTGVTLNRFCSSGLQAVNFAAMGIMAGAQELVVAGGVESMSLVPLGSDQGALDGNNPTLRKKLVQVPQGISADLIATLEGFSREDVDRFALTSQERAAEAIRDARFSRSLVGVRDPLSGAIALEADELPRAETTRSALAGLKASFEGMGATAVGPAGETLDQLALARYPQAEAIRHVHTAGNSSGLADGAAAVLLASEDYVRRHGLKPRARIRAMATQGSEPVIMLTGPEPATRKALKAAGMRAEDVDLWEINEAFAAVVLQVMRALELDPARVNVNGGAIALGHPLGATGAMLLGTALDELERRGLGTALVTMCIGGGQGIATVIERI is encoded by the coding sequence ATGTCTACCGCCTACATCCTGGACGCCCTGCGCACCCCGCGCGGTCGCGGAAAAGCCGAGAAGGGAGCGCTCAGCCGCATCCACCCGCAGGAGCTGCTCGCCCAAGTCATCAAGCCGCTCGTCGAGCGGCAGCCAATCGAGGCCGCGGACGTCGAGGACGTGATCGTGGGCTGCGTGTCCCAGGTGGGGGTGCAGGGCGCAAACCTCGCGCGCAACGCCGTCCTGACGGCCGGCTGGCCCCACGAGGTGACGGGGGTGACCCTCAATCGCTTCTGCTCGTCGGGCCTGCAGGCCGTCAACTTCGCCGCCATGGGGATCATGGCCGGCGCGCAGGAGCTGGTGGTCGCGGGCGGCGTCGAGAGCATGTCCCTGGTGCCGCTCGGCTCGGACCAGGGCGCGCTCGACGGCAACAACCCGACGCTGCGAAAGAAGCTCGTCCAGGTCCCGCAGGGCATCAGCGCCGATCTGATCGCGACCCTCGAGGGCTTTTCCCGCGAGGACGTGGACCGCTTCGCCCTCACCTCCCAGGAGCGCGCGGCCGAGGCCATCCGGGACGCTCGCTTTTCGCGCAGCCTGGTCGGCGTGCGCGACCCGCTGAGCGGGGCCATCGCCCTCGAGGCCGACGAGCTGCCACGGGCCGAGACCACCCGTTCGGCCCTCGCCGGACTCAAGGCTTCCTTCGAGGGAATGGGCGCCACGGCGGTCGGTCCTGCGGGCGAGACCCTCGACCAGCTTGCGCTCGCGCGCTATCCCCAGGCGGAGGCCATCCGGCACGTCCACACCGCGGGCAACTCGAGCGGCCTGGCAGACGGCGCCGCCGCCGTGCTGCTGGCCTCCGAGGACTACGTGCGGCGCCACGGCCTCAAGCCGCGCGCCCGCATCCGCGCCATGGCCACCCAGGGGTCCGAGCCCGTCATCATGCTGACCGGGCCCGAGCCCGCCACCCGCAAGGCCCTCAAGGCCGCCGGCATGAGGGCCGAGGACGTGGACCTGTGGGAGATCAACGAGGCCTTCGCCGCGGTCGTCCTCCAGGTGATGCGCGCGCTCGAGCTCGATCCCGCGCGGGTCAACGTCAACGGCGGGGCGATCGCGCTCGGACACCCGCTCGGCGCGACCGGCGCCATGCTCCTGGGGACCGCCCTGGACGAGCTGGAGCGCCGCGGGCTCGGCACCGCCCTGGTCACCATGTGCATCGGGGGCGGCCAGGGCATCGCCACGGTCATCGAGCGAATCTAG